The window AATGGGTTGTAAGGTGCTTGCTCCGATGGTCGGAAAAATCGTCAAAATTAAAGTCAAAGTGGGCGATAGAGTGGAAGAAGATCAGGAAATTATCGTGATGGAATCAATGAAACTGGAATCGAGTATTTTCGCACCCTGCAGCGGCGTAGTTAAAGAAATAAAGGTTTCTGAAGGGGACAGAATAGAAGAGGATGATCTACTCGCTATCATTGAATAAAGCGAAGTTACTCAGTCCAGGATTGAGTGAAACTCAAAGGGGGTGAAGGTATGATTTTTGAGCTGACAGAAGAACAAAGAATGGTGCAGGAGCAGGCCAGAAAGTTTGCGGAAACGGAAATCCTCCCTACACTCGAAGAAGAAGAAAAAAATCATGTGTTTGTGAGGGAACGAGTCCGTAAAATGGGGGAACTTGGTTTCTTTGGGTGCTGTATTCCTGAAGAATACGGCGGAAACGGGATGGGCTTCCTGGAATCGGTTCTCATGACGGAACAGATTGCAAAGGTGTCCCCTTCCTGGCGACTGCCCTTTAATATGCAAAACATAGGTCCTGCTTTGACCGTTGCCGAATTTGGAACGGAAGAACAAAAGCAAACCTGTATTCCCAAGTGGGTATCAGGAGAATGGCTTGGTTTCTTCGCAATTACCGAACCTAACGCAGGTTCTGATGTGGCGGGAATGCGAACTACTGCAAGAGACGGTGGAGATTGCTGGATCCTTAATGGACAGAAAATGTGGATTACCAACGCTCCTGTGGGTGATGTGGGACTTGTTTATGCCTACACCGATCGTGAGAAAAAATATCAAGGGATGACTTGCTTTATTGTGGATATTCGCAACACTCCCGGAATTGAAACTCGAGCTATTGAAACTAAACTGGGATTGCCCTGTTCCCCCACTGGTGAAATTATCTTTGACGATGCTCGCATTCCCAAAGATGCTGTGCTTGGCAAGGTAGGAGATGGTTTTAAGATATGCATGTGGATGCTAAATAACACTCGTCTTAGCTGTGCTGCCGGAGCCCTTGGCGTAGCGGGTGCATGTCTGGAAGCCGCAATTAAATACTGTAACGAACGCACTCAGTTTGGTCAGCCCATAGGAAAATTTCAGATGATTCAGGCTCAGATCGCCGAAATGGTTGCAGAACACGAAGCCGCAAAACTCCTAGTTTATCAGGCGGCTTATCTAAAGGATGCGAAAAAACCTAATCAACTTCAAACATCTATTGCCAAGTATTATGCTTCGGAAGTAGCTGTCAAAGCGGCTAACGAGGCCATGAAGATTTTCGGCTCTTACGGATTTTCTACCGAATATCCTATCGCCAGGTTCTATCGCGATGTTAAATCCTATCAAATTGTTGAAGGCACATCCAACATCCAGAAACTCGTCATCTCAAGTATTGCTCTCGGTTATCAGCCGAACCGTTAAATCTGGTCATTTATCACTGGGGAGGGAAAAAGTTTATGGTAAAGAGCTGGAAGGAGCTTATTGAGGAACTGGAGGCAAGGAAAGCTCATCTCAGAGAGGGCGGGGGGAAGGAATTACAGGAGAAGGAGCACGCCAAAGGCAAACTTACGGCACGAGAGCGTATAGATTTGCTTTGTGATCCTGGTAGCTTTGAAGAATATGATCTTTTTGCAACTCATATTGGGCGAGATTACGGGCTGGATAAAAAAGAACTTCCAGCCGATGGCGTGATTATTGGTCTTGGGAAAGTTAATGGCAGAGGGTGCATGATCTACGCCGAAGATTTTACTGTTGTAGCTGGAACTTTTGGTGAGCGGCACGGTAAAAAGATTTGCAAGATCATCGACATGGCAAGAACCTATGGCTATCCTGTGGTTGGTATAAACGACTCTGGTGGAGCTAGAGTGACTGAACAGATGGGAGCTCTGTCTCAATACGGCCAACTCTTTTATCGCCATGTGCAGGCATCGGGGGTCGTTCCTCAAATTGCTCTCATTATGGGGCCTGTTGCAGGTGGACAGGCTTATTCTCCTGCTCTTATGGATTTCATATTCATGGTTGATAAGACGAGTTCCATGTTCATAGCCGGTCCGCCTCTTGTGGAGGCAGTGGTTTATGAAAAGACGGATGAACAGTCTCTTGGGGGCCCTGAAGTCCATGCGAGGATCACTGGAGTTTCGGACGGCACATGGGCTGATGATCGAGAATGTCTTGCCAGGACTCGAGAACTTCTTTCCTACCTGCCTCTTAACAACAAAGAAAAACCCCCTTATAGAACTCCAGATGATTCGCCAGATCGCCGGACTCCAGAACTCGAAGAGATTATTCCTACGGATCAAAAGAAACTTTACAATATGAGAAAGGTGGTAGAAGCGATTGTCGATAAGGGTTCTTTTTTCGAAATCAAAAAGGACTTTGCGACCAATCTCATCATAGGCTTTGCCAGACTTAACGGTCATGTGGTCGGGATTGTGGCAAACAACCCGTTAAAATATAATGGAGCTCTCGATTACAACGCTTCCGATAAGGGATCACGCTTCATCAGGTTCTGCGATGCTTTTAATATTCCACTTATTAATCTTCAGGATGTGCCGGGGTTTCTCATCGGAACAAAATCAGAACATAATGCAATCATCCGTCACGGCGCAAAGATGCTTTACGCTTACGCAGAAGCAACCGTCCCCAAGATTACCTGTGTGGTTAGGAAAGCCTACGCAGGTGGTTACCTCGCTATGTGCAGCAAGGATTTAGGAGCTGATATTGTATATGCCCTGCCCACTGCAGAAATCTGCCTTATGGGTCCTCAAGGGGCTGTGAATATACTATTCAGGAAGGAAATAGCCGCATCACCTAATCCGGAGGAAACTCGAGCGGCTCGAGAGGCTGAGTTTATGGCAAAGTATGTTAATCCGACCTATGCGGCAAGCCTTCAGCATGTGGACGACATCATTCAGCCTGCTGAACTCAGGATAAAGCTCATTAAAGCTCTTGAAATGACCCTGAACAAAGTGGAGAAATCACCTGACAGAAAGCACGGCATTACGCCGGTGTAGGTTGCAAACAAAACCTGGGGGAAAACTTGATCCCGCCAGGTTTTGGCTTTTTCAGATACTCTTTTCCGCTAGTCGAACAAATCGTCTGAGAAGAAATAAACATCGATCACAAAACAAGATTGGAAGTCTATCAAGCATATCAAGGCGGGAACTGAATTTCATCAAGCAGTTTTCGTCGTCACAATGGTAAAGCGAAAAAACGTGACCTGTCTCATGGAGAACCACCTTGACTATTCGTTCGTAAAATACATTTTCAGGCACGGCTTCCCCTATCTCGCCTCTGTGGAGTCTTGCTGTAGAGACTATGGCTGTTTTGCCTCCTAGTTGAGCTTCGCCAAAGACATAGGTGAACACTGGGATGCATATATCAACGCTGGTGATACCCACAATACAGGCATGATTTGATGATACACTCTCAAGCGCTTTCAGGATAATTCCTGCATCGTATTGTCGGCGGTCCAACAAAAAACTTTCTTCAGGAATTTCAATCTTCCCGATAATATCAACGGGAACGTCAAGCACTCCCTGAATAGAAGCCGAAACAACTTTTGGAATAAGAGTTCCCAGCTTGCCGACGCTAACTATACCAATGATTACGGGTCGCTTTGTGATCATTTTACTCTGTGCGACTGGAGGGAGAGAGTTGATACTTCTTTATCTTGGCATGGAGAGTCGTGCGGTTTACGCCGAGAATTTTGGCTGCCCGGCTTATATTCCAGTCGGTTTCCTGAAGAATTTTCTCAATGTGGTGACGTTCGACCTCTTCTAGAGATTTGGGTTCTTCTGATACATCGTAGATTGGTTTATGGCGCATGAGGAAGGCGAAGTCTTCTTTGGTAAGCACTCTGGATTTGGCAAGCACTACGGCTCGTTCTACAGCATTTTCTAATTCCCGGACATTACCGGGCCATTCGTAAGATCCGAGAAGATTTAGAGCGTCCTTGGATATTGTGGTAACGAGCTTGTTGGTTTCTCGCCGGAATTTCTGTAAGAAGTGCTGAGCAAGAAGAGGAATGTCTTCTTTCCTTTCCCTAAGAGGTGGCACTGGGATTTCGATGACGTTTATACGAAAGTAAAAATCTTTGCGGAACCGTCCCTGGCGAATTTCTTCTTCGAGATCTTTATGCGTAGCGGAAATAAACCTGAAATCCACGGGTATATATTCGCGTCCACCCACCCGCTGAAAACGTTTTTCTTCGAGGACGCGGAGAAGATCAACCTGCATTTTGAGAGGAATTTCGCCTATCTCATCAAGAAATAAAGTTCCACCGTGAGCTATTTCTAAGCGACCTTTACGAGCTTTGATAGCTCCAGTAAATGCACCTGCTTCGTGTCCGAATAGCTCAGTTTCCAGCAAGCTTTCAGGAAAGGCACCGCAATTTATAGCGATAAAAGGCCCAAAGCGTCTGGAACTCTTTGCGTGAATAGCTTTTGCTATGAGTTCTTTACCCGTGCCAGTTTCTCCTCGAATTAGAACAGGTGAATCAACAGTTGCCACTTCTTCTATCATTTCAAAAAGTTTCTGCATGCAGGGTGCTGCTCCAACCAGTTCTTGGTAACGGGTGCGTTTGGATACCTGTTCTTTAAGAAAAATATTTTCGTCTATAAGCTTTTTCTGCTGGAGTAGTTTTTCAACAAGAAGAACGAGGTGTTCGGGTTCAAAAGGCTTCATTAGATAGTCGCTTGCCCCGAGTTTCATGGCTTCCACAGCGTTTTCAACAGATCCGTAAGCGGTAATCATTACAACTAGAGTGTTAGGGTAAAGTTCTTTCAGGCTTTTCAGCACGTCTATGCCGCTCATGTCGGGCATTTTGATATCGAGGAAAACAAGGTCGTAATCTTTTTCCTTCAAGCGTTTTAGGGCTTCCGTCCCGGTTGATGCCGAATCCACATCATAACCGCCCTTTCGGAGCCATCCTATTAGAGATTCCCGCACAATCAGTTCGTCATCAACGACTAGGATACGAATGTGGGCCATGAATATTTCTCCTTAGCTAATAAGGTCGTCCACTTTAGGTTCAGCACAGGGTAGCCGCACAATGAAATCTGAACCCTTCCCGGGTTCGCTTACAACATAAATGCTTCCTTTGTGCTCCTTAATGATTCCGTAAACCACCGAAAGACCAAGCCCTACACCTTTTTCCTTGCCTTTTGTGGAAAAAAACGGCTCGAAAATCTGCGAGATAAGTTCTTTTGGGATTCCTACGCCGGTATCAATAACGTCAATACGTATCTGATTTCTCGAACTCTCATAAGCACTTCTTATGGTTAGAGTTCCGCCGTTGGGCATAGCTTCGACGGCGTTAAAGACGAGATTTATAAGGCATTGCTGGATTTGTCCTGGGTCGCCGTAAACCTGGGGAAGGCTATCTGCAAGGTCGGTTACAATGTTTATTTGCTGTAAGTCCATTTTGTGTTTGCTAAGAAGTATTACCCGCTGGATGAGTTCATTTACGTCGAAGTAGCGGCGTTCCATCTTTTGCTGGCGGGCGAAGGAGAGAAGGTTACTTACTATGTTACTGCAGCGAGCCGATTCCTGATCTATAAGCTGGAGATAATATAAAAATTGCTGGCGTTCGGCATCGTCAAGGGGTGTGGAATCTTCAAAACGGTTTTTCATGAGTCGAGCAAGAGCATGAATGCCGGAAAGAGGATTGTTAATTTCATGAACCGCACTTGCGACGAGCTTTCCAAGAGCGATCATCTTATCTTCGTGGATAAGCCGAGCAAGGTCTTTTTTAAATGCTCTTGTCTTCTGTTCGACCTTTTTTTCTAATTCATCCGTAATATCTCTGACAATTTCCAGAACTGCTTCGACATTTCCCTTGGGATTCTTCAATGGAACCGTGCTGATTTCGCAATATCTTACAACGTTATTTCGATCCACATGTTCATGAATAGCATGTCCGGTTCCACCTGTTTCTATGCATTCCTTCAAAGGACAGTGGACGCCGTGGGCGTTGCAAGGTTCGGCAAAGCGGTGAGTGATCTGATAGCAGGGTTTTCCAATGACGTCTTCTTTTCTCATACCAAGCCATTCCAGAAGAGCGTCATTTACATCGAGAACCTTCATGTCAGGTTGCATAATCATTACCCGGTCTCGTATGCTTGAGAAAATCGTTTCCACGATACTCTCTATAAGTGCCAGTTGTCGCTCTCTAAAAAGCCGTTCTTCCTGGAGTTGTATCAGATCTATAAAAAGGCGAGATATGGTTGTTCCAAGGACTTTTACGGTCGGATGTCCTCCGTTGGCAAACTCTTTAAGAAGTTCTTCCCGACCTGTTAAATCTATAACCAGATCAAGTTCCGGGACCCCGTAAAGTTCCTTTGGATCCCCTAGAGTAGGGATATTTTTTTCTTTGGCGAGTTGCACTCCCACGGCTTGGTCGTTAGGATCAACCACAGCAACGATTTCGGCATTAAGCCATGGAAACCTTTCTGCATCTATCATCTCGAGTAGTGATCTACAACGCCTTCCACCCCCGATGATGGCAATTCTCATCGGCTTTTTGTTATTTTCCCCTTCGTTCCGAATCAATCTTTGTTGATCTGGCTGTGATGATGCAGGAAGGATTTTTTCTGATCTTTTTTTGGAACTACTTTTAGCCCGTCCCATCAGATTTTGATTCCTTTTTGTTGGAGTTTTCCAGAGTGAAGCAATTTCCATCACTCTGTATAAAAATTCAACACTTTTTAAGGCTCTTTTGTCAACTTTGAATTTGGGTTTTCCCTGTAAATACTTGGTTTTGACGGACTTAACTTTTGTGGCACTGATATTGCTAAAGATAAGATCGGACAGTTGAAAGGGGGGATTAAAATGAAGCCCAAAAAAAGAACCAGGCAGGTGGTGTTTGGCATCCAGGAACAGCAATGCATCTGGATGAAGGCAGGGGTTGTTAACTTTAAGCTCTGCCAAAATGCTTATGATTGCACAACCTGTTCCTTTGATAAAGCCATGCAGAAAGCTATTCGCGAAGGAGATGCTCTTGAAAGCTGGCGCGAAGAAATGTTGCGGAATGCGCCAGAAAAGCTCTGTCGCTATGCGATTAGCGGGAATGTTGGTGCGAGGGTCTGCAGTTATGCCTATGAATGTTCCAGATGCGAGTTTGATCAAGAAATGTATGAACGTCAGCTTACAGAGTTTCCTGGTGTGGTAAAAATTCTTATGGTGGGAGGCTTTGGGTTGGCTGTGGACTATTTTTATCATCCAGGTCATAGCTGGGCTAGAATGGAATATGGTGGGTTGGTGAGAGTAGGAATGGACGACTTTGCCTGGCGCTTGATGGGTTTCCTCGATGAGATACGTTTACCAGAAATTGGAATGCAGATAACGGCTTCTAATAAAGGATGGGTGGTCAGGCGGGAAGAAAAAATTTCGCCGATTCTTTCGCCTGTAAGTGGAACTGTGGTTGCCCGTAATTATAAGACGATCCTTGATCCTGATCGAGCCAAAGATGATCCTTATGGTGAAGGTTGGCTTCTTATGGTTGAGCCAGACGATCTTCGGTTGATCCCGGAGTCTTTGCTGTATCGAGAAGATGCAGAAAGCTGGTTAAAGGCAGAAGTTAGAGAACTGGATGCGATCGCTGAAGAACTCTACGGTATGGCTCTTGCCGCAACTGGTGGTGAAAGACCTGATGATATCTACGGCAATTTAAAATCTGTGGGTTGGGATCGGCTGATTGAAAAATTCTTGATACGCAAAAAAGGTATATTATAATGTTGAATATATGAAACTAGCTTGGGAAAGCTGGAACTAAAAAATGTTGATGCAAGTCATGATGATATTAGGAGGGGTGGTAAAAATTATGCGCGCTATTATGGGTCTTAGGAGGGATTTATCATGATGGAAGATAGATTCGAACAGGTGCAAGAGGAAGCTCCAAAGGAGATTAATTTCCTTCTAGCAGAAGAAATTACCAGAGAAACGGGTAATCCTGTGTTGTCCTGTTTTCAATGTAGGAAGTGCACTAACGGTTGCCCTTTGACTTTTGCGATGGATTATTATCCAGATCAGATTATAAGGCTTATAATACTTGGGCAAGAGGATGAGGCTCTAAAAAGCCGCACTATCTGGGTTTGTTCTTCCTGCGAAACCTGCACAACCAGATGTCCGAATGGAATAGATATTGCCGGAGTAATGGATTATCTTAAACAAAAAGCTCATAAGAAAGGTCTGGTAAACTATAAAAACAACCCCAGTTATGCTTTCCAGAAAGTTTTTCTCGAAAATATTTTTAAAACCGGGAGAGTTCACGAGCCGAAGATTCTTACTGATTATCTATTGAAATCCGGAGCATGGAAGCAAAAACTAGAAAATGGATCGATATGGCGCGATATAAAATTGGGACTGTTTCTTTTGAAAAATCGCAGAATGAGATTGTTTCCACCTCGAGTTCATACTAATGGACACGGGCTTCCTGAGTCTAAAATGAACTAATTCGGAGAGGATATGAAAGATGGTTCAGGTTACGCTTTACCCAGGTTGTTCTCTCGAAGGGACGGCTAAGGATTATCGTGATTCCCTTGAAGTTGCCTGCTCACGTCTTGGGGTTGAACTTATTGAACTTGACGGTTGGACCTGTTGTGGGGCTACGGCAGCTCACAGTTTAGACGAACTTATTGCTCTTGAACTTCCTTCGAGAAACCTTGTGATTGCAGAGGAAAAAGGACTTGATATAGTTGTCCCCTGTGCCCTCTGCTTTAATCGACTTAAAAACGCAGAAAAACACCTTCTTCAAAATACCCATCCAGAACTCACTCAAAAATATCCTTTTCGCGGCACCGTTAAAATCTACGATCTTCTTTTCTATCTGACGACTCCTGAGATGCTCGATAAAATTTCCGATCTTATTAAAAAACCTCTCGAAGGATTAAAACTCGTCTCATATTACGGCTGTATGGTAAATCGTCCTCCAAGAATCACGGACGCCAAAAATTATGAAAATCCCACTCAGATGGATAAGTTGGTGGAAGTTCTTGGAGCAACATCGATTGATTGGCCCTTTAAGACCGATTGTTGCGGAGCAGGACATACGGTTGCTCGACCAGATCTTGTTTTTGCCCTTGTAAAGCGCCTTTACGATAGAGCCCTTGCCCTGGGCGCAAATGGTATAGTGGTTTCATGTCAGATGTGCCACGCTAATCTCGATATGTATCAGGATCAGATTTCAGAGCATTTCGGGGAACGTTATCAGATTCCAATCTTTTATTTCACCGAACTTATAAATCTAGCTTTAGGAGATGAACGTCAGGTTAGCTGGCTTTCTCGCCACGTGGTTGATCCCGTGCCAACCCTTAGAGAATGTGGTCTGCTGTAAAAATTGGTTCTCGTAGTTTATAAAATATAATCCTGCTATCTCACTAACTTGTGTGATGGCGGGATTTTTTCTCTTTTTAAGAGGGGAATTTTATGGGAACAGAACTTACTAAAGCTGCCGTTGCAGTTATTGGTGGGGGAATTGCTGGACTGCAGGCAAGTATTGAACTAGCTAATAGTGGTTTCCATGTGTATCTCATAGAAAAAGACATTAGCATTGGCGGTGTAATGGCTCAACTCGATAAGACC of the Thermodesulforhabdaceae bacterium genome contains:
- a CDS encoding acetyl-CoA carboxylase biotin carboxyl carrier protein subunit → MGCKVLAPMVGKIVKIKVKVGDRVEEDQEIIVMESMKLESSIFAPCSGVVKEIKVSEGDRIEEDDLLAIIE
- the acd gene encoding glutaryl-CoA dehydrogenase Acd is translated as MIFELTEEQRMVQEQARKFAETEILPTLEEEEKNHVFVRERVRKMGELGFFGCCIPEEYGGNGMGFLESVLMTEQIAKVSPSWRLPFNMQNIGPALTVAEFGTEEQKQTCIPKWVSGEWLGFFAITEPNAGSDVAGMRTTARDGGDCWILNGQKMWITNAPVGDVGLVYAYTDREKKYQGMTCFIVDIRNTPGIETRAIETKLGLPCSPTGEIIFDDARIPKDAVLGKVGDGFKICMWMLNNTRLSCAAGALGVAGACLEAAIKYCNERTQFGQPIGKFQMIQAQIAEMVAEHEAAKLLVYQAAYLKDAKKPNQLQTSIAKYYASEVAVKAANEAMKIFGSYGFSTEYPIARFYRDVKSYQIVEGTSNIQKLVISSIALGYQPNR
- a CDS encoding acyl-CoA carboxylase subunit beta, which gives rise to MVKSWKELIEELEARKAHLREGGGKELQEKEHAKGKLTARERIDLLCDPGSFEEYDLFATHIGRDYGLDKKELPADGVIIGLGKVNGRGCMIYAEDFTVVAGTFGERHGKKICKIIDMARTYGYPVVGINDSGGARVTEQMGALSQYGQLFYRHVQASGVVPQIALIMGPVAGGQAYSPALMDFIFMVDKTSSMFIAGPPLVEAVVYEKTDEQSLGGPEVHARITGVSDGTWADDRECLARTRELLSYLPLNNKEKPPYRTPDDSPDRRTPELEEIIPTDQKKLYNMRKVVEAIVDKGSFFEIKKDFATNLIIGFARLNGHVVGIVANNPLKYNGALDYNASDKGSRFIRFCDAFNIPLINLQDVPGFLIGTKSEHNAIIRHGAKMLYAYAEATVPKITCVVRKAYAGGYLAMCSKDLGADIVYALPTAEICLMGPQGAVNILFRKEIAASPNPEETRAAREAEFMAKYVNPTYAASLQHVDDIIQPAELRIKLIKALEMTLNKVEKSPDRKHGITPV
- a CDS encoding sigma-54 dependent transcriptional regulator — protein: MAHIRILVVDDELIVRESLIGWLRKGGYDVDSASTGTEALKRLKEKDYDLVFLDIKMPDMSGIDVLKSLKELYPNTLVVMITAYGSVENAVEAMKLGASDYLMKPFEPEHLVLLVEKLLQQKKLIDENIFLKEQVSKRTRYQELVGAAPCMQKLFEMIEEVATVDSPVLIRGETGTGKELIAKAIHAKSSRRFGPFIAINCGAFPESLLETELFGHEAGAFTGAIKARKGRLEIAHGGTLFLDEIGEIPLKMQVDLLRVLEEKRFQRVGGREYIPVDFRFISATHKDLEEEIRQGRFRKDFYFRINVIEIPVPPLRERKEDIPLLAQHFLQKFRRETNKLVTTISKDALNLLGSYEWPGNVRELENAVERAVVLAKSRVLTKEDFAFLMRHKPIYDVSEEPKSLEEVERHHIEKILQETDWNISRAAKILGVNRTTLHAKIKKYQLSPSSRTE
- a CDS encoding ATP-binding protein, coding for MGRAKSSSKKRSEKILPASSQPDQQRLIRNEGENNKKPMRIAIIGGGRRCRSLLEMIDAERFPWLNAEIVAVVDPNDQAVGVQLAKEKNIPTLGDPKELYGVPELDLVIDLTGREELLKEFANGGHPTVKVLGTTISRLFIDLIQLQEERLFRERQLALIESIVETIFSSIRDRVMIMQPDMKVLDVNDALLEWLGMRKEDVIGKPCYQITHRFAEPCNAHGVHCPLKECIETGGTGHAIHEHVDRNNVVRYCEISTVPLKNPKGNVEAVLEIVRDITDELEKKVEQKTRAFKKDLARLIHEDKMIALGKLVASAVHEINNPLSGIHALARLMKNRFEDSTPLDDAERQQFLYYLQLIDQESARCSNIVSNLLSFARQQKMERRYFDVNELIQRVILLSKHKMDLQQINIVTDLADSLPQVYGDPGQIQQCLINLVFNAVEAMPNGGTLTIRSAYESSRNQIRIDVIDTGVGIPKELISQIFEPFFSTKGKEKGVGLGLSVVYGIIKEHKGSIYVVSEPGKGSDFIVRLPCAEPKVDDLIS
- a CDS encoding glycine cleavage system protein H produces the protein MKPKKRTRQVVFGIQEQQCIWMKAGVVNFKLCQNAYDCTTCSFDKAMQKAIREGDALESWREEMLRNAPEKLCRYAISGNVGARVCSYAYECSRCEFDQEMYERQLTEFPGVVKILMVGGFGLAVDYFYHPGHSWARMEYGGLVRVGMDDFAWRLMGFLDEIRLPEIGMQITASNKGWVVRREEKISPILSPVSGTVVARNYKTILDPDRAKDDPYGEGWLLMVEPDDLRLIPESLLYREDAESWLKAEVRELDAIAEELYGMALAATGGERPDDIYGNLKSVGWDRLIEKFLIRKKGIL
- a CDS encoding 4Fe-4S dicluster domain-containing protein, whose translation is MMEDRFEQVQEEAPKEINFLLAEEITRETGNPVLSCFQCRKCTNGCPLTFAMDYYPDQIIRLIILGQEDEALKSRTIWVCSSCETCTTRCPNGIDIAGVMDYLKQKAHKKGLVNYKNNPSYAFQKVFLENIFKTGRVHEPKILTDYLLKSGAWKQKLENGSIWRDIKLGLFLLKNRRMRLFPPRVHTNGHGLPESKMN
- a CDS encoding CoB--CoM heterodisulfide reductase iron-sulfur subunit B family protein, translated to MVQVTLYPGCSLEGTAKDYRDSLEVACSRLGVELIELDGWTCCGATAAHSLDELIALELPSRNLVIAEEKGLDIVVPCALCFNRLKNAEKHLLQNTHPELTQKYPFRGTVKIYDLLFYLTTPEMLDKISDLIKKPLEGLKLVSYYGCMVNRPPRITDAKNYENPTQMDKLVEVLGATSIDWPFKTDCCGAGHTVARPDLVFALVKRLYDRALALGANGIVVSCQMCHANLDMYQDQISEHFGERYQIPIFYFTELINLALGDERQVSWLSRHVVDPVPTLRECGLL